One Tessaracoccus lacteus DNA window includes the following coding sequences:
- a CDS encoding type 1 glutamine amidotransferase domain-containing protein, with protein sequence MNTILFLMTGSDTWTLNDGTAHRTGFWAEEAVTPLQIFKDAGYAVQVATPGGVVPPVDPASLTDDISVDQPELKAPIAIADVDLADYAAVFVPGGHGPMEDLAVDADSGRLLADAVTSGKLVGVVCHGPAALLAAKNADGRNAFAGYTITAFTNAEEKIGGLADKAPWLLQDRLTEAGLTVEVGAPFQPHTVTDRNVLTGQNPASSAPLAENILEGLK encoded by the coding sequence ATGAACACGATTCTCTTTCTGATGACCGGATCCGACACCTGGACCCTGAACGACGGCACCGCGCACCGCACCGGCTTCTGGGCCGAGGAGGCCGTCACGCCGTTGCAGATCTTCAAGGACGCCGGCTACGCCGTGCAGGTCGCCACCCCGGGCGGCGTCGTGCCGCCCGTCGACCCCGCCAGCCTGACCGACGACATCTCCGTCGACCAACCCGAGCTGAAGGCCCCCATCGCCATCGCCGACGTCGATCTCGCGGACTACGCCGCGGTCTTCGTGCCCGGCGGCCACGGCCCCATGGAGGACCTCGCCGTCGACGCCGACTCCGGCCGGCTGCTGGCCGACGCGGTGACGTCCGGCAAGCTCGTCGGCGTCGTCTGTCACGGCCCCGCCGCCCTGCTGGCCGCCAAGAATGCCGACGGCCGCAACGCCTTCGCCGGCTACACCATCACGGCCTTCACCAATGCCGAGGAGAAGATCGGCGGCCTCGCCGACAAGGCTCCGTGGCTCCTGCAGGACCGCCTCACCGAGGCCGGCCTGACCGTCGAGGTGGGCGCTCCCTTCCAGCCGCACACCGTGACGGACCGCAACGTGCTGACGGGCCAGAACCCGGCCTCGTCCGCCCCCCTCGCCGAGAACATCCTGGAGGGGCTCAAGTGA
- a CDS encoding NADH:flavin oxidoreductase/NADH oxidase encodes MTTTRLFSPITLRGLTIPNRLWMAPMCQYSAPAEGPLTGVPGEWHAQHYGARAVGGVGAIVVEATAVVPEGRITAWDLGLWNDDQVAGHRRLTDFMKEQGVVPVVQLAHAGRKASTNREFLGGQPLDPATDRLGWEVVGPSAIAFDDVLPVPHDLSLVEIAGVVDAFAEASRRAVAAGYQMIEVHAAHGYLVHQFLSPQSNQRTDQYGGSLENRSRLAAEIADAVRAAVGEDYPVMFRLSATDWLEPEGWTTDQTVELTKSLKEHGVDIVHVSTGGNTPWPGAATGPGYQVPFAARVREATGLPTVAVGNITEPAQAEQILVDGQADVVALGRPLLLDPYWGVRASRTLGADEDFPLQYSRAAKSLR; translated from the coding sequence GTGACCACGACCCGGCTCTTCTCCCCCATCACCCTGCGCGGGCTGACCATCCCGAACCGCCTGTGGATGGCGCCGATGTGTCAGTACAGCGCCCCCGCCGAGGGCCCCCTGACGGGCGTGCCCGGCGAGTGGCACGCGCAGCACTACGGCGCCCGCGCCGTCGGCGGCGTCGGCGCGATCGTCGTGGAGGCCACCGCGGTCGTCCCCGAGGGCCGCATCACCGCCTGGGACCTCGGGCTCTGGAACGACGACCAGGTTGCCGGCCACCGCCGGCTGACCGACTTCATGAAGGAGCAGGGCGTTGTGCCCGTCGTCCAGCTCGCGCACGCCGGCCGCAAGGCCAGCACGAACCGCGAGTTCCTGGGGGGCCAGCCGCTCGATCCCGCCACCGATCGCCTCGGCTGGGAGGTCGTCGGCCCCAGCGCCATCGCGTTCGACGATGTGCTGCCCGTGCCGCACGACCTGTCGCTGGTTGAGATCGCGGGCGTCGTCGACGCCTTCGCCGAGGCCTCCCGCCGCGCGGTGGCAGCCGGCTACCAGATGATCGAGGTGCACGCCGCACACGGCTACCTCGTCCACCAGTTCCTTTCGCCGCAGTCGAACCAGCGCACCGACCAGTACGGCGGCTCCCTGGAGAACCGCTCGCGCCTGGCCGCCGAGATCGCCGACGCGGTCCGCGCCGCGGTCGGCGAGGACTACCCCGTCATGTTCCGCCTTTCGGCCACCGACTGGCTCGAGCCCGAGGGCTGGACCACCGACCAGACGGTCGAGCTCACGAAGTCCCTGAAGGAGCACGGCGTCGACATCGTGCACGTCTCCACGGGTGGCAACACCCCGTGGCCGGGAGCGGCCACCGGCCCCGGCTACCAGGTGCCGTTCGCGGCACGTGTCCGCGAGGCCACCGGGCTGCCAACCGTCGCGGTCGGCAACATCACGGAGCCGGCCCAGGCCGAGCAGATCCTGGTCGACGGGCAGGCCGACGTGGTCGCGCTGGGTCGGCCGCTGCTGCTCGATCCGTACTGGGGTGTGCGCGCGTCGCGCACGCTCGGCGCCGACGAGGACTTCCCGCTGCAGTACTCGCGGGCGGCCAAGAGCCTCCGCTGA
- a CDS encoding LysR family transcriptional regulator — MSDTRTPLDLNLLRTFLCVYRVGSLTGAAPGLGLSQPTVTAQVRALEERLGRQLFERLARGVQPTAFAHELAARVAAPLDQLAGLDDDGPLGVRVAPVHLAGPSELLCTRVLPALAPLVSQGVELRVAQGMTDELMDEMRGGQHDLVIATRRPRGKGLVSTPLTDAQYALVISPAWADRGVPLAATGCELCDALRQVPLVAYAEDLPIVRRYWRTALNKQAAREASLTVPNLHAVVSAVTSGAGYSVVPRELCEEHLADGRLVELNVGQEPPLNTFFLVRRPGAEANAHVGAVERALAEAAKSW, encoded by the coding sequence ATGTCGGACACGCGTACCCCCTTGGATCTGAACCTGCTGCGGACCTTTCTCTGTGTCTACCGCGTCGGGTCCCTCACGGGTGCGGCGCCGGGGCTCGGGCTCTCGCAGCCGACCGTCACGGCGCAGGTCCGCGCGCTGGAGGAGCGGCTCGGCCGCCAGCTGTTCGAGAGGCTCGCTCGCGGCGTGCAGCCGACCGCGTTCGCGCACGAGCTGGCAGCGCGGGTGGCGGCGCCGCTGGACCAGCTGGCGGGGCTCGATGACGACGGCCCGCTCGGCGTCCGCGTGGCGCCGGTCCACCTGGCCGGCCCCTCCGAGCTGCTGTGCACGCGGGTGCTCCCGGCGCTCGCCCCGCTGGTCTCGCAGGGGGTTGAACTGCGCGTCGCGCAGGGCATGACGGACGAGCTGATGGACGAGATGCGCGGCGGCCAGCACGACCTGGTCATCGCCACCCGTCGTCCCCGCGGGAAGGGGCTCGTGTCGACGCCGCTCACCGACGCGCAGTACGCGCTGGTAATCTCGCCCGCGTGGGCCGACCGGGGCGTGCCGCTGGCGGCGACCGGGTGCGAGCTGTGCGACGCGCTGCGTCAGGTCCCACTCGTTGCCTACGCCGAGGACCTGCCCATCGTGCGCCGCTACTGGCGCACCGCGCTCAACAAGCAGGCGGCGAGGGAAGCGTCGCTGACGGTGCCGAACCTGCATGCCGTCGTGTCGGCGGTGACGTCCGGGGCGGGCTACTCCGTGGTTCCGCGTGAGCTGTGCGAGGAGCACCTGGCGGACGGGCGGCTGGTCGAGCTGAACGTCGGCCAGGAGCCCCCACTCAACACGTTCTTCCTCGTCCGTCGACCTGGGGCCGAGGCGAACGCGCACGTCGGGGCGGTCGAGCGGGCGCTGGCGGAGGCCGCGAAGAGCTGGTGA
- a CDS encoding dipeptidase yields MSLHEAAEAVISSVLTDLKRLIAIPSVSSISEHDDDVLAAADVVAHLLRDVGCPTVELLEVPGGKPAVYGHFPAPEGAPTVLLYAHYDVQPTGDPDAWTSPAFAPSERDGRLYARGAADDKGGIAVHLGALRAFEGKPPVGVKVFIEGEEEIGSPSMEGLFEKFGDRLHADVFVIADAVNWKVGEPSLTATLRGSVDAVVTVSTLQTGLHSGQFGGVVPDALTALCRLLATLHDEAGNVAIEGLKTSPEPTVEYDEDRLREETGILEGVEWIGDGSAASRMWAKPSASVLAIDTTRLKDASNTLIPSAKAKVSVRIAPGDDPVSATKALVDHLHSHAPWGAHVDVQPGRHGSGSEFTLSGELNEKVQSAFREAFGVEAVAIGTGGSIPIAAEFAERNPGAAVLLTAVVDPTSRMHGIDESVDLGDLAKAVVAETLLLQNLA; encoded by the coding sequence ATGAGCCTCCATGAAGCAGCAGAAGCAGTGATCTCCTCCGTCCTCACCGACCTGAAGCGGCTCATCGCCATCCCATCGGTCTCGTCCATCAGCGAGCACGACGACGACGTGCTGGCCGCCGCGGACGTCGTCGCTCACCTGCTGCGCGACGTCGGCTGCCCCACTGTCGAGCTCCTCGAGGTGCCCGGCGGCAAGCCCGCGGTATACGGCCACTTCCCGGCCCCCGAGGGTGCGCCCACCGTGCTCCTCTACGCGCACTACGACGTCCAGCCCACCGGAGATCCCGACGCCTGGACGTCGCCCGCCTTTGCCCCGTCGGAGCGCGACGGCCGCCTCTACGCGCGCGGCGCGGCCGACGACAAGGGCGGCATCGCGGTGCACCTCGGCGCACTCCGTGCCTTCGAGGGGAAGCCCCCCGTGGGCGTGAAGGTGTTCATCGAGGGCGAGGAGGAGATCGGCTCGCCCAGCATGGAGGGCCTGTTCGAGAAGTTCGGCGACCGGCTGCACGCCGACGTGTTCGTCATCGCGGATGCCGTCAACTGGAAGGTTGGGGAGCCGTCGCTGACCGCGACGCTGCGCGGCTCGGTCGACGCCGTCGTGACCGTCTCGACGCTCCAGACGGGCCTGCACTCCGGCCAGTTCGGCGGCGTCGTCCCCGACGCGCTGACGGCGCTCTGCCGCCTGCTCGCGACCCTGCACGACGAGGCGGGCAACGTCGCGATCGAGGGGCTGAAGACGTCGCCGGAGCCCACCGTCGAGTACGACGAGGACCGCCTCCGCGAGGAGACCGGCATCCTGGAGGGCGTCGAGTGGATCGGCGACGGCTCCGCCGCCTCGCGCATGTGGGCCAAGCCGTCCGCCTCCGTGCTGGCGATCGACACCACCCGACTGAAGGACGCGTCCAACACGCTCATCCCCAGCGCGAAGGCCAAGGTCAGCGTCCGCATCGCGCCCGGCGACGACCCCGTCTCGGCCACGAAGGCGCTCGTCGACCACCTGCACAGCCACGCCCCGTGGGGGGCCCACGTCGACGTGCAGCCCGGCCGCCACGGCTCCGGCAGCGAGTTCACGCTGAGCGGCGAGCTGAACGAGAAGGTGCAGTCCGCGTTCCGCGAGGCCTTCGGGGTCGAGGCGGTCGCGATCGGCACCGGCGGCTCCATCCCGATCGCCGCCGAGTTCGCCGAGCGCAACCCCGGCGCCGCGGTTCTCCTGACCGCGGTGGTCGACCCCACCTCCCGCATGCACGGCATCGACGAGTCCGTCGACCTCGGCGACCTCGCCAAGGCCGTCGTCGCCGAGACCCTCCTGCTGCAGAACCTGGCCTGA